The Mauremys reevesii isolate NIE-2019 linkage group 1, ASM1616193v1, whole genome shotgun sequence genome has a segment encoding these proteins:
- the PCDH17 gene encoding protocadherin-17 isoform X6, with translation MYLSICCFFFCWAPALTLKNLNYSVPEEQGAGTVIGNIGRDARLQAGAGGPPPPAERGGGRGTKSTFRVLENSAPHLLDVDGESGLLYTKQRIDREALCRRSAKCQLSLEVFANDQEICMIKVEIQDLNDNAPAFPSDQVDMDISENAAPGTRFPLTSAHDPDAGDNGLRTYLLTRDDYGLFSLDVKSRGDGTKFPELVIQKPLDREEQSHHTLVLTALDGGDPPRSGTVQLNVRLIDSNDNSPVFEAASYVVELPENAPLGTAVIDLNATDADEGTNGEVLYSFSGYAPERVRDLFSIDPQSGLIRVKSNLDYEESGLIEIDVQARDLGPNPIPAHCKVTVRLIDRNDNAPAIGFVSVRQGALSEAAPPGTVIALVRVTDRDSGKNGQLQCRVLGGGGAGAVPFALEENYDNFYTVVTDRPLDREAQDEYNVTILARDGGSPPLNSTKSFSVRILDENDNPPRFSKSLYVLQVPENNIPGEYLGSVLAQDPDLGQNGTVSYSILPGHVGDVSIYTYVSVNPTNGAIYALRSFNYEQTKHFEFRVLAKDSGSPHRESNATVRVTVLDVNDNAPLIVLPALINDTAELQVPRNAGVGYPVGTVHALDSDFGESGRLTYEIVEGNEEHLFEMDPTSGEIRTLHPYWEELSPVAELVVKVSDHGKPSLSAVAKLIVRALAGPLPEAGEPQVNGEQHRRPHWDLSLPLIVTLSTVSIILLAAMITIAVKCKRENKEIRTYNCRIAEYSHPQLGGGGSSSGGGGGGGSGGGKGKKKKISKNDIMLVPSEGEDSRGPLNVMNVVSSPSLATSPMYFDYQTRLPLSSPRSEVMYLKPASNNLTVPQGHVGCHTSFTGQGTNASEAPPSRMSIIQTDNFPAEPNYMGSRQQFVQSSSTFKDPERASLRDSGHGDSDQADSDQDTNKGSCCDMSVREALKMKTTSTKSQPLEQARQRPKTHCWDLWTSPL, from the coding sequence ATGTACCTTTCCATTTGTTGCTTCTTCTTCTGCTGGGCTCCTGCCCTGACTCTGAAGAACCTGAATTACTCGGTGCcggaggagcagggggcgggcACGGTGATCGGGAACATCGGCAGGGATGCCCGGCTGCAGGCGGGGGCGGGCGGGCCGCCGCCGCCGGCGGAGCGGGGAGGCGGCCGGGGGACCAAATCCACTTTCCGCGTGCTGGAGAACTCGGCGCCGCACCTGCTGGACGTGGACGGCGAGAGCGGGCTGCTCTACACCAAGCAGCGCATCGACCGCGAGGCGCTGTGCCGGCGCAGCGCCAAGTGCCAGCTCTCGCTCGAGGTCTTCGCCAACGACCAGGAGATCTGCATGATCAAGGTGGAGATCCAGGACCTGAACGACAACGCGCCCGCCTTCCCCTCCGACCAGGTGGACATGGACATCTCGGAGAACGCGGCGCCGGGCACCCGCTTCCCCCTCACCAGCGCCCACGACCCGGACGCCGGCGACAACGGGCTGCGCACTTACCTCCTCACCCGCGACGACTACGGCCTCTTCTCGCTCGACGTCAAGTCGCGGGGCGACGGCACCAAGTTCCCGGAGCTGGTGATCCAGAAGCCGCTGGACCGCGAGGAGCAGAGCCACCACACGCTGGTGCTGACGGCGCTGGACGGCGGCGACCCGCCCCGCTCGGGCACGGTGCAGCTCAACGTGCGCCTCATCGACTCCAACGACAACAGCCCCGTCTTCGAGGCGGCCTCGTACGTGGTGGAGCTGCCGGAGAACGCGCCGCTGGGCACCGCCGTCATCGACCTGAACGCCACCGACGCGGACGAGGGCACCAACGGCGAGGTGCTGTACTCCTTCAGCGGCTACGCGCCCGAGCGCGTCCGCGACCTCTTCAGCATCGACCCGCAGAGCGGCCTCATCCGCGTCAAGAGCAACCTGGACTACGAGGAGAGCGGCCTCATCGAGATCGACGTGCAGGCCCGCGACCTGGGGCCCAACCCCATCCCGGCCCACTGCAAGGTGACCGTGCGCCTCATCGACCGCAACGACAACGCGCCCGCCATCGGCTTCGTCTCCGTccgccagggggcgctcagcGAGGCCGCCCCGCCGGGCACCGTCATCGCCCTGGTGCGGGTCACCGACCGCGACTCCGGCAAGAACGGGCAGCTGCAGTGCCGGGTGCTgggcggcggcggggcgggcgCGGTGCCCTTCGCCCTGGAGGAGAACTACGACAACTTCTACACGGTGGTGACCGACCGGCCGCTGGACCGCGAGGCGCAGGACGAGTACAACGTGACCATCCTGGCCCGGGACGGGGGCAGCCCCCCGCTCAACTCCACCAAGTCCTTCTCCGTGCGGATCCTGGACGAGAACGACAACCCGCCCCGCTTCAGCAAGAGCCTCTACGTGCTGCAGGTGCCTGAGAACAACATCCCTGGCGAGTACCTAGGCTCCGTGCTGGCCCAGGACCCAGACCTGGGCCAGAATGGGACAGTGTCCTACTCCATCTTGCCCGGGCACGTGGGCGACGTCTCCATCTACACCTACGTCTCCGTCAACCCCACCAATGGCGCCATCTACGCCCTGCGGAGCTTCAACTACGAGCAAACCAAGCACTTTGAGTTCCGCGTGCTGGCCAAGGACTCGGGCTCGCCCCACCGCGAGAGCAACGCCACTGTGCGTGTCACGGTGCTCGACGTCAATGACAACGCACCCCTCATCGTTCTGCCTGCCCTCATCAATGACACTGCAGAGCTCCAGGTGCCACGCAACGCTGGTGTGGGCTACCCCGTGGGCACCGTGCATGCCCTGGACAGTGATTTTGGGGAGAGCGGGCGCCTCACGTATGAGATCGTTGAAGGCAATGAGGAGCACCTCTTTGAGATGGACCCCACCAGTGGCGAGATACGCACTTTGCACCCATACTGGGAAGAACTCAGTCCCGTGGCTGAATTGGTGGTCAAAGTCAGTGACCACGGCAAGCCCAGCCTCTCAGCCGTGGccaagctgattgtcagggcctTGGCGGGACCACTGCCTGAAGCCGGCGAGCCACAGGTGAATGGTGAGCAGCATCGGCGACCACATTGGGACCTGTCGCTGCCCTTGATTGTGACCTTGAGTACTGTCTCCATCATCCTACTAGCTGCCATGATCACCATTGCCGTGAAGTGCAAGCGGGAGAACAAGGAGATCCGAACCTACAATTGCCGCATCGCAGAGTACAGCCATCcccagctgggaggaggaggcagcagcagcgggggaggaggaggaggtggcagtGGCGGGGGCAAGGGCAAGAAGAAGAAGATCAGCAAGAATGACATCATGCTGGTGCCCAGTGAGGGCGAGGACAGCAGGGGCCCCCTCAATGTCATGAACGTAGTGAGCAGCCCATCCTTGGCCACCTCACCCATGTACTTTGACTATCAGACCCGTCTGCCCCTCAGCTCACCCAGGTCCGAGGTGATGTATCTGAAACCCGCCTCCAACAACCTGACTGTGCCCCAGGGACATGTGGGCTGCCACACCAGCTTCACAGGGCAAGGGACTAACGCCAGCGAGGCTCCCCCGAGCCGGATGTCCATTATTCAG
- the PCDH17 gene encoding protocadherin-17 isoform X7: protein MYLSICCFFFCWAPALTLKNLNYSVPEEQGAGTVIGNIGRDARLQAGAGGPPPPAERGGGRGTKSTFRVLENSAPHLLDVDGESGLLYTKQRIDREALCRRSAKCQLSLEVFANDQEICMIKVEIQDLNDNAPAFPSDQVDMDISENAAPGTRFPLTSAHDPDAGDNGLRTYLLTRDDYGLFSLDVKSRGDGTKFPELVIQKPLDREEQSHHTLVLTALDGGDPPRSGTVQLNVRLIDSNDNSPVFEAASYVVELPENAPLGTAVIDLNATDADEGTNGEVLYSFSGYAPERVRDLFSIDPQSGLIRVKSNLDYEESGLIEIDVQARDLGPNPIPAHCKVTVRLIDRNDNAPAIGFVSVRQGALSEAAPPGTVIALVRVTDRDSGKNGQLQCRVLGGGGAGAVPFALEENYDNFYTVVTDRPLDREAQDEYNVTILARDGGSPPLNSTKSFSVRILDENDNPPRFSKSLYVLQVPENNIPGEYLGSVLAQDPDLGQNGTVSYSILPGHVGDVSIYTYVSVNPTNGAIYALRSFNYEQTKHFEFRVLAKDSGSPHRESNATVRVTVLDVNDNAPLIVLPALINDTAELQVPRNAGVGYPVGTVHALDSDFGESGRLTYEIVEGNEEHLFEMDPTSGEIRTLHPYWEELSPVAELVVKVSDHGKPSLSAVAKLIVRALAGPLPEAGEPQVNGEQHRRPHWDLSLPLIVTLSTVSIILLAAMITIAVKCKRENKEIRTYNCRIAEYSHPQLGGGGSSSGGGGGGGSGGGKGKKKKISKNDIMLVPSEGEDSRGPLNVMNVVSSPSLATSPMYFDYQTRLPLSSPRSEVMYLKPASNNLTVPQGHVGCHTSFTGQGTNASEAPPSRMSIIQTDNFPAEPNYMGSRQQFVQSSSTFKDPERASLRDSGHGDSDQADSDQDTNKGSCCDMSVREALKMKTTSTKSQPLEQDCQYIAPKIL, encoded by the coding sequence ATGTACCTTTCCATTTGTTGCTTCTTCTTCTGCTGGGCTCCTGCCCTGACTCTGAAGAACCTGAATTACTCGGTGCcggaggagcagggggcgggcACGGTGATCGGGAACATCGGCAGGGATGCCCGGCTGCAGGCGGGGGCGGGCGGGCCGCCGCCGCCGGCGGAGCGGGGAGGCGGCCGGGGGACCAAATCCACTTTCCGCGTGCTGGAGAACTCGGCGCCGCACCTGCTGGACGTGGACGGCGAGAGCGGGCTGCTCTACACCAAGCAGCGCATCGACCGCGAGGCGCTGTGCCGGCGCAGCGCCAAGTGCCAGCTCTCGCTCGAGGTCTTCGCCAACGACCAGGAGATCTGCATGATCAAGGTGGAGATCCAGGACCTGAACGACAACGCGCCCGCCTTCCCCTCCGACCAGGTGGACATGGACATCTCGGAGAACGCGGCGCCGGGCACCCGCTTCCCCCTCACCAGCGCCCACGACCCGGACGCCGGCGACAACGGGCTGCGCACTTACCTCCTCACCCGCGACGACTACGGCCTCTTCTCGCTCGACGTCAAGTCGCGGGGCGACGGCACCAAGTTCCCGGAGCTGGTGATCCAGAAGCCGCTGGACCGCGAGGAGCAGAGCCACCACACGCTGGTGCTGACGGCGCTGGACGGCGGCGACCCGCCCCGCTCGGGCACGGTGCAGCTCAACGTGCGCCTCATCGACTCCAACGACAACAGCCCCGTCTTCGAGGCGGCCTCGTACGTGGTGGAGCTGCCGGAGAACGCGCCGCTGGGCACCGCCGTCATCGACCTGAACGCCACCGACGCGGACGAGGGCACCAACGGCGAGGTGCTGTACTCCTTCAGCGGCTACGCGCCCGAGCGCGTCCGCGACCTCTTCAGCATCGACCCGCAGAGCGGCCTCATCCGCGTCAAGAGCAACCTGGACTACGAGGAGAGCGGCCTCATCGAGATCGACGTGCAGGCCCGCGACCTGGGGCCCAACCCCATCCCGGCCCACTGCAAGGTGACCGTGCGCCTCATCGACCGCAACGACAACGCGCCCGCCATCGGCTTCGTCTCCGTccgccagggggcgctcagcGAGGCCGCCCCGCCGGGCACCGTCATCGCCCTGGTGCGGGTCACCGACCGCGACTCCGGCAAGAACGGGCAGCTGCAGTGCCGGGTGCTgggcggcggcggggcgggcgCGGTGCCCTTCGCCCTGGAGGAGAACTACGACAACTTCTACACGGTGGTGACCGACCGGCCGCTGGACCGCGAGGCGCAGGACGAGTACAACGTGACCATCCTGGCCCGGGACGGGGGCAGCCCCCCGCTCAACTCCACCAAGTCCTTCTCCGTGCGGATCCTGGACGAGAACGACAACCCGCCCCGCTTCAGCAAGAGCCTCTACGTGCTGCAGGTGCCTGAGAACAACATCCCTGGCGAGTACCTAGGCTCCGTGCTGGCCCAGGACCCAGACCTGGGCCAGAATGGGACAGTGTCCTACTCCATCTTGCCCGGGCACGTGGGCGACGTCTCCATCTACACCTACGTCTCCGTCAACCCCACCAATGGCGCCATCTACGCCCTGCGGAGCTTCAACTACGAGCAAACCAAGCACTTTGAGTTCCGCGTGCTGGCCAAGGACTCGGGCTCGCCCCACCGCGAGAGCAACGCCACTGTGCGTGTCACGGTGCTCGACGTCAATGACAACGCACCCCTCATCGTTCTGCCTGCCCTCATCAATGACACTGCAGAGCTCCAGGTGCCACGCAACGCTGGTGTGGGCTACCCCGTGGGCACCGTGCATGCCCTGGACAGTGATTTTGGGGAGAGCGGGCGCCTCACGTATGAGATCGTTGAAGGCAATGAGGAGCACCTCTTTGAGATGGACCCCACCAGTGGCGAGATACGCACTTTGCACCCATACTGGGAAGAACTCAGTCCCGTGGCTGAATTGGTGGTCAAAGTCAGTGACCACGGCAAGCCCAGCCTCTCAGCCGTGGccaagctgattgtcagggcctTGGCGGGACCACTGCCTGAAGCCGGCGAGCCACAGGTGAATGGTGAGCAGCATCGGCGACCACATTGGGACCTGTCGCTGCCCTTGATTGTGACCTTGAGTACTGTCTCCATCATCCTACTAGCTGCCATGATCACCATTGCCGTGAAGTGCAAGCGGGAGAACAAGGAGATCCGAACCTACAATTGCCGCATCGCAGAGTACAGCCATCcccagctgggaggaggaggcagcagcagcgggggaggaggaggaggtggcagtGGCGGGGGCAAGGGCAAGAAGAAGAAGATCAGCAAGAATGACATCATGCTGGTGCCCAGTGAGGGCGAGGACAGCAGGGGCCCCCTCAATGTCATGAACGTAGTGAGCAGCCCATCCTTGGCCACCTCACCCATGTACTTTGACTATCAGACCCGTCTGCCCCTCAGCTCACCCAGGTCCGAGGTGATGTATCTGAAACCCGCCTCCAACAACCTGACTGTGCCCCAGGGACATGTGGGCTGCCACACCAGCTTCACAGGGCAAGGGACTAACGCCAGCGAGGCTCCCCCGAGCCGGATGTCCATTATTCAG
- the PCDH17 gene encoding protocadherin-17 isoform X8: protein MYLSICCFFFCWAPALTLKNLNYSVPEEQGAGTVIGNIGRDARLQAGAGGPPPPAERGGGRGTKSTFRVLENSAPHLLDVDGESGLLYTKQRIDREALCRRSAKCQLSLEVFANDQEICMIKVEIQDLNDNAPAFPSDQVDMDISENAAPGTRFPLTSAHDPDAGDNGLRTYLLTRDDYGLFSLDVKSRGDGTKFPELVIQKPLDREEQSHHTLVLTALDGGDPPRSGTVQLNVRLIDSNDNSPVFEAASYVVELPENAPLGTAVIDLNATDADEGTNGEVLYSFSGYAPERVRDLFSIDPQSGLIRVKSNLDYEESGLIEIDVQARDLGPNPIPAHCKVTVRLIDRNDNAPAIGFVSVRQGALSEAAPPGTVIALVRVTDRDSGKNGQLQCRVLGGGGAGAVPFALEENYDNFYTVVTDRPLDREAQDEYNVTILARDGGSPPLNSTKSFSVRILDENDNPPRFSKSLYVLQVPENNIPGEYLGSVLAQDPDLGQNGTVSYSILPGHVGDVSIYTYVSVNPTNGAIYALRSFNYEQTKHFEFRVLAKDSGSPHRESNATVRVTVLDVNDNAPLIVLPALINDTAELQVPRNAGVGYPVGTVHALDSDFGESGRLTYEIVEGNEEHLFEMDPTSGEIRTLHPYWEELSPVAELVVKVSDHGKPSLSAVAKLIVRALAGPLPEAGEPQVNGEQHRRPHWDLSLPLIVTLSTVSIILLAAMITIAVKCKRENKEIRTYNCRIAEYSHPQLGGGGSSSGGGGGGGSGGGKGKKKKISKNDIMLVPSEGEDSRGPLNVMNVVSSPSLATSPMYFDYQTRLPLSSPRSEVMYLKPASNNLTVPQGHVGCHTSFTGQGTNASEAPPSRMSIIQTDNFPAEPNYMGSRQQFVQSSSTFKDPERASLRDSGHGDSDQADSDQDTNKGSCCDMSVREALKMKTTSTKSQPLEQVWSEV, encoded by the coding sequence ATGTACCTTTCCATTTGTTGCTTCTTCTTCTGCTGGGCTCCTGCCCTGACTCTGAAGAACCTGAATTACTCGGTGCcggaggagcagggggcgggcACGGTGATCGGGAACATCGGCAGGGATGCCCGGCTGCAGGCGGGGGCGGGCGGGCCGCCGCCGCCGGCGGAGCGGGGAGGCGGCCGGGGGACCAAATCCACTTTCCGCGTGCTGGAGAACTCGGCGCCGCACCTGCTGGACGTGGACGGCGAGAGCGGGCTGCTCTACACCAAGCAGCGCATCGACCGCGAGGCGCTGTGCCGGCGCAGCGCCAAGTGCCAGCTCTCGCTCGAGGTCTTCGCCAACGACCAGGAGATCTGCATGATCAAGGTGGAGATCCAGGACCTGAACGACAACGCGCCCGCCTTCCCCTCCGACCAGGTGGACATGGACATCTCGGAGAACGCGGCGCCGGGCACCCGCTTCCCCCTCACCAGCGCCCACGACCCGGACGCCGGCGACAACGGGCTGCGCACTTACCTCCTCACCCGCGACGACTACGGCCTCTTCTCGCTCGACGTCAAGTCGCGGGGCGACGGCACCAAGTTCCCGGAGCTGGTGATCCAGAAGCCGCTGGACCGCGAGGAGCAGAGCCACCACACGCTGGTGCTGACGGCGCTGGACGGCGGCGACCCGCCCCGCTCGGGCACGGTGCAGCTCAACGTGCGCCTCATCGACTCCAACGACAACAGCCCCGTCTTCGAGGCGGCCTCGTACGTGGTGGAGCTGCCGGAGAACGCGCCGCTGGGCACCGCCGTCATCGACCTGAACGCCACCGACGCGGACGAGGGCACCAACGGCGAGGTGCTGTACTCCTTCAGCGGCTACGCGCCCGAGCGCGTCCGCGACCTCTTCAGCATCGACCCGCAGAGCGGCCTCATCCGCGTCAAGAGCAACCTGGACTACGAGGAGAGCGGCCTCATCGAGATCGACGTGCAGGCCCGCGACCTGGGGCCCAACCCCATCCCGGCCCACTGCAAGGTGACCGTGCGCCTCATCGACCGCAACGACAACGCGCCCGCCATCGGCTTCGTCTCCGTccgccagggggcgctcagcGAGGCCGCCCCGCCGGGCACCGTCATCGCCCTGGTGCGGGTCACCGACCGCGACTCCGGCAAGAACGGGCAGCTGCAGTGCCGGGTGCTgggcggcggcggggcgggcgCGGTGCCCTTCGCCCTGGAGGAGAACTACGACAACTTCTACACGGTGGTGACCGACCGGCCGCTGGACCGCGAGGCGCAGGACGAGTACAACGTGACCATCCTGGCCCGGGACGGGGGCAGCCCCCCGCTCAACTCCACCAAGTCCTTCTCCGTGCGGATCCTGGACGAGAACGACAACCCGCCCCGCTTCAGCAAGAGCCTCTACGTGCTGCAGGTGCCTGAGAACAACATCCCTGGCGAGTACCTAGGCTCCGTGCTGGCCCAGGACCCAGACCTGGGCCAGAATGGGACAGTGTCCTACTCCATCTTGCCCGGGCACGTGGGCGACGTCTCCATCTACACCTACGTCTCCGTCAACCCCACCAATGGCGCCATCTACGCCCTGCGGAGCTTCAACTACGAGCAAACCAAGCACTTTGAGTTCCGCGTGCTGGCCAAGGACTCGGGCTCGCCCCACCGCGAGAGCAACGCCACTGTGCGTGTCACGGTGCTCGACGTCAATGACAACGCACCCCTCATCGTTCTGCCTGCCCTCATCAATGACACTGCAGAGCTCCAGGTGCCACGCAACGCTGGTGTGGGCTACCCCGTGGGCACCGTGCATGCCCTGGACAGTGATTTTGGGGAGAGCGGGCGCCTCACGTATGAGATCGTTGAAGGCAATGAGGAGCACCTCTTTGAGATGGACCCCACCAGTGGCGAGATACGCACTTTGCACCCATACTGGGAAGAACTCAGTCCCGTGGCTGAATTGGTGGTCAAAGTCAGTGACCACGGCAAGCCCAGCCTCTCAGCCGTGGccaagctgattgtcagggcctTGGCGGGACCACTGCCTGAAGCCGGCGAGCCACAGGTGAATGGTGAGCAGCATCGGCGACCACATTGGGACCTGTCGCTGCCCTTGATTGTGACCTTGAGTACTGTCTCCATCATCCTACTAGCTGCCATGATCACCATTGCCGTGAAGTGCAAGCGGGAGAACAAGGAGATCCGAACCTACAATTGCCGCATCGCAGAGTACAGCCATCcccagctgggaggaggaggcagcagcagcgggggaggaggaggaggtggcagtGGCGGGGGCAAGGGCAAGAAGAAGAAGATCAGCAAGAATGACATCATGCTGGTGCCCAGTGAGGGCGAGGACAGCAGGGGCCCCCTCAATGTCATGAACGTAGTGAGCAGCCCATCCTTGGCCACCTCACCCATGTACTTTGACTATCAGACCCGTCTGCCCCTCAGCTCACCCAGGTCCGAGGTGATGTATCTGAAACCCGCCTCCAACAACCTGACTGTGCCCCAGGGACATGTGGGCTGCCACACCAGCTTCACAGGGCAAGGGACTAACGCCAGCGAGGCTCCCCCGAGCCGGATGTCCATTATTCAG